The bacterium sequence CAATTTCAGCATCTATAATAATGCCTGTAAGGCCCATTCCTCCGCACGTAGCATTAAATAATTCAACATTCTGCTCTCTTGAACAAGTAACTATTTCACCTGTAGCAATCATCAAATTAAACTCTTTTACACATGAACTGAAACATCCTTCCACATGGTGATTCTTTCCATGCACATCACTGGCAATGGCTCCTCCCACTGTTATTAATTTGGTGCCCGGGGTAACTGAAAGGAACCATCCCCGGGGAAGAAACACAGAAATGATATCCGCAAGAAGGACACCTGCCTGGCACCGCAGGACACCTGTATTCTCATCAAAATCCAGCATCAAGTTAAATAATCTTGTATCAATAACATTTTTACTGAGTGCACTATCGCCATAGCTCCTTCCATTACCATAGGGCATAATTTCATCATTATTAATTACAATGTTTTTAAGGCCCTCAATATCCTCAAATGCAAATGCAGTGTTATCTATTGAGGGATAATTACCCCAGCTTCCAAGACTCATACTTTCTCTTCCTTTCCGAAAACAATCCTTTTATCCATCCAATACTTAGCCAAATATCCAACACTCAACCCAACAACAGCACCGTAGTATTTGGCAGAACTATTCTTCAATACTAAATCAAAGCCTATTTCAGTGCACCAAAAAACGCCTGTTGTAACAACACCGTTAAGGGAATACAATATAAATTTTTTTACTGTATCAAAATGACTCCTTGAAGTGTAGTAAAATATATACCGTTTATCAAGTATATATTTAATAACAAAACCGGCAATTGTACCGCACGCCATTGCAGTATACAGACTGTACGCGCCGCCATAAGCCAATAGGACTAAATGCTGGGTTAAAATATTTACACCCATGGAGATAATAGCAAAAAATATATATTTAGCTACAATCATAAATAGATAATCCAGATAAATGTTGCTATCCAGATCACCAGAGTTATCTGCATAAATCTATCTTTAAAAAGTACTTTGGTAGGCGACCCGCTGTCTTTAAAAACAAATGTAATCTGCATGTAGCGCATTATTCCAAGTACTACAAAAAGGGCCGTCAAATATAAATGATTGCTGCCAAACCGCTCTATCACTTCAGTGGAAGTAGTATATAATGTATAGGCCACAATCACTACCGAAGCCATTATAATCATGGTTGCGTTAATGAATTCAAGATTATAACCATCATTAGCCTTACGCATACTTTGGCCAGTATCATTCAAAATCAACAGATCATCGCGGCGTTTTGCCAAGGCAATAAATAAGGCCAAAAGAAAAGTTAAAACTACAATCCATTTGGATAGCATAATTCCCGTAACAGCAGAACCTACAAAAAGCCGAAGCACAAAACCGATAGCAATTATTGTTACATCCATGATTGCTATTTTCTTAATATACAGGCTGTAGGCAATATTCATAATGACATATACCCACAATATTATACAGGCATTCCATGACAGAGCAGCCATTACAACACTTCCCACACAAAAAAGCAGCACCATAAGCACAAATGCGTGTGCCGTTTTCACCGAACCTAATGCCAGGGGGCGGTATCTTTTGGTTGGGTGACGGCGGTCTTCTTCAATATCAAGATAGTCATTTAAGATATATATTGAACTTGCTGCTAGTGAAAAAGCAGCAAATGCTACTATTGAATAAATAAATGAAATCTGATGTGTTATTTTAGCAGCAAAAAACAGGGGTAAAAAGATAAACAAATTTTTAATATAGTGTTTAACTCTCAGCAGGCTTACATACTGTGACATTTTTTCTTTCATGTAATACCATTACTTGTTTATATATTATACACAACACAAACTATACCCATATTCAAGTTTGCTTCTATTATACTGGCGTCTATATAAAGTAGCTTATTGTATAAAACACAATTATAAATACAGAACAATGAAAGAATATACTGTTTTTCGTGTTCATAAGCAACCAAATAGTACTATTCTCCGTGCATATATAACGTACACCGAGTTCACATCCACAACATAGTCATGAATTCGTGAGAATTGAAAGCTGGTTTCACACAAAGAAGATTAGGATACAATCTGTGTTGCATGAATATCCGTAATATCCGTTACTCTTATCCTTTATCAATAGCAGCATAACATAACTGTTCTAACTCCTGAGCCTTGCGGTGCCATGAATACTGCTTCCCAATTTTTTTAAATGCTGCCATACCCATACGTTCAATACTATTTTTATCCGCTGCTAATTCTTTGACTGCCATGATCATTTCCCGGATACTTCCGGGTGTACATAATATGCCATCTCTGCCGTTTTCAATAACTTCAGCAATCTGACCTATACGTGATGTTATAACCGCTTTACCGCACGCCATGTATTCGAAAATCTTAACCGGAGAATAATAAAAAAAATCAAGCGCAGGATAGGGAGCAATCACAATATCCATTGATGAAATATATGCCGGTACCAGCGTATGCTCTACATAACCGGTAAGAAATATCCTGTTTTCAAGGCGCTCGGTCCTTATAAAGGTTTTCAGATCATCAAGCATAGGCCCTCCTGAACCAACCAGCAAGAATACCACATCCCGATTATCGGCAACCACCGCCTTGATAAGTTCAATCAGCTCGCTGACGCCATGCCAATAATGAAACGACCCTACGAATCCTACTACTGTTTTACCCTGCAGCGGAAACCTGCGCTGCACTGCAGCAGGTGAAATAAATGGATTAAACCTCTTAAGGTCCGCCCCATTTGTAATCACATGCAGGTGATTTTCCGGAACCCCCCGTCCTACAAAGTATTGTTTCAAAGTATTTGATACACAAAAAGATATATCTGCGCTATTGATAAAATCGATTTCAAGCTTTTCAGCAAGCCCCCGTATACGCCTATACCGGGGACCGAAATTGTCAAGCTCGTATACAACAGGGCTATCAGCTTCAGCAATAATGGGGATATTTGCTTTTTTCCCAATTAAACGAGGAGAAAAAAGATACGACTCCATCCTTGCAATTAATATATCCGGTATATCCTTCTTAATTATGCTGCATTCTTCCCTGTAAAATCTGACATTTTTTACTATCTGATTAGTTTCATGCAGATAGCGGTGCAGATGTTTTTTAATAATAGTTCTAACAGGCTGCTCATTCCCCTCTTGTGCCGGAGAAGGCTCATGTTTTAGCCGCCAATATTTCTTTACAAAATGCCCTCTTGCTTCAAGGGCATTCATCAACTCCAGGCCTTTAATATATGACCCGATTGATATTCCTTTCAAGTCGTAAAGATAATTAAAATAATCTATTTTCATTTATAATGATCTTTGTTTTTTTCAGTATCGGATATTTTTACTGCAACAGCCCGCAAATAAACGCCATTGCTGCTGTATTGAAAATCTCTGTTTGACAATACATTAAAAATACTATAGCCCGTAAACGGTTTATATATTCTTCTTATAGCTTTCTTTATAAACAAAGGAAGTAACCCTGAAATAAATTTGCGAAATATTGCGATCCTGCCCGGATAAGATAATTTCTTTTGTTCATTCCACCATTCCTCTGTTGAACGGCCCGCTCTTCCCATAAATTTTATTTCAAAGCCTGCATTCTTCAGAGATAGAGTAAAAGCTTTTTCAGTAAAGTGAGAGAGATGGGGTATTGCTGCATTTCTTTGTTCAAGGTGTTTATTAACATCTTCCACAGGCACTTCACAGACAAATATGGAATTATCATACATTAAATCTTTGATGTGTGTTAACACTCCGTGAATATCCTCTGAATTATAATGCTCAAGAACATGGGACATCAAAATACAATCAAATTTTCTATTATCAAGATCAGGAATGGGTTCACTACTAAAAAATCCATCATATAGGTGTACTCCAAGAGATTGGAGAAAACCACGGGAATGTTCATCAGGTTCTACTACGAACAGAGAAATTCCAGGGCAAATATTTTTTACAGCATAAGATGAAAATCCATTACCCCCGCCGATATCAAGGAAAGAATCTCCTTCTCTAAATTCTCTGAACATTTTTGCAAGAAGTATCTGCGACAGAGATCGTGTTTCAATTAAAAATTTATCAAAAACAATTGATCTGGACTTTATTCCATACTTTTCTCCTGAATTCCGGTATAAACTTTTATAATACAGGTTTAAATCATTCTGCTCTATTGACGGAATAACAAAGCCAAAACCACAATTTTCACAAAAAATAAGCTCTCTGGAATCAAAAATATCCCTGCTTACTTCAGAAAATCTTTCCTCAATATTAAGGTACGAAACACGTATGCTCGTATCTACCTTTGAAGAACATACAGGACAGGTTATCTCTTTCATATCACTTTCTTATATTTATTCTAATCTGATTACTTTTACTCCTGTGGGAGCTTCAGGCGGAGTTATATCTGAATCCCCAAGAGGCCCTCTGTAAACAAACTTTATTGCATCCGAAATAACCACACCGCTCGTATTGTTTGTTATTTTAACATATGCCTCCTTGCCTCTTGCAAAAGGCAAAATACCAAGGCTGTTCCACCTGCCGAAATTGGTTGTCTGATCAATATAAATAGTTGTATCAATTCCTGTACTCGCAGTATGAATAATTGCAGGCACATGGTTTGCAAGCTGCTGACTTGAAGGGTCCGTGCCCATATAACCGTGCCACTCATAAATTTCATACCTTCCTGCAAGCCCTATTGCAGGAGTATATGTTGCAACTTCTTCACCGCTTCCCGGAGCACTCCATGCAAATCCGTTTTTCTGATATGGGCCATAATCTCTGTTATCATAAACCGCATAAAATTTTTTCCCATTAGTTGACATAACCCACCCTCCTGTATAACTGACAGGATCAGATCCCGGTGATGTCTGATTGTCGGGATTATTATCAACAATTATGGGCGTTACAAAAACTTTTTTACTTCTGAAAAGCATAGTACCGTCACCAAATACTTCCAGTTCAGGCCAACCTGCTTTTGCTGCATCTCCCCAAAGGACCAGAGGATTACTGTCAGTGATCTCCTCTCCGTTATTAAAAACAGGATCCTGGCCTCCCTTGATTCTGTAATATCTGGATCCGGCAATAGGATCAAGAGCAGATAGATCAGATGCTGTAATTGTCTGCTGTACACCTGACGAATTTACAACAGAAACGCCGTTATCAAAAAATCTTATCCACACACCGTCAGCATAAGGAGTTGCCGCAACAGGCTTACCTTCAATTTTCAACATATCACTCCTCGGATAACCAAGCTGGCCTTTTGCTTCAAACTCATCATAAAAATAAATATTTCCGTGGTGGCCTATCTGATTGCCCTCATCAACATAAAAATATGCTGATGTCAAAAGACAGCTTGCAAAACCATATCTTACAGCTCTATAATTATTTTTATACGGAGTTACAGGAAAATTCCTGTTATAAAAAGAATGAGAAGAATTGAAAAGCATTATTTTCGGCTCTTTGGTATTTGTTTTAGTATCATTATAATTCGTTCTCCACCACTTCCACGGGCCGTTATAAATTGGCCAGTCTTCAAAACATGCACCATTAATATTCGACCAAAGATCCCAGCCTTTTCCTCCTATCTGAACAACTACATACTTTACTCCCGGAATTTGATACTCTCTTTTATGGAAATCTTTTAACCCCATTTCCCATAAAGTCTGAACCGAATCAGCTCCCCACTCCTGAGTGTCTACAATACCATTACCGTTCAAATCACCTTTTGTTCTTACATTATACCCGGGGCCGATCCACCACCAATCATGGAAAACACCATCATAAACTGAAAAATCAATATCATTCGGCAAAAATCTTAGAATATAATCAACATAAGTCTGAAGGCCATTCCCGTCACCAAGATCAACTTTCGGACAAAGTGGAGTAATATTCATAATATGTGCATTATCCCATAGTTCACATCTGTTACCATCCACATCATGCCAATACCACTCTTCAGGCAAATCTCCGAGAGTATGCCCTCTGTTAAAATCAATAATGCAGTCGCTTGTTGCCAGTAAAATCACATTTGGATTTGCCGCTTTGTAATCATGGGCTCTGCTGTTGCCCGGAGGATATGCTATAATATCAAAATCTTTTAATATATCCACGCAAGCCTCAGTCTGTCCGCTGAAAGTAAAAATGCCAAGTCTGGGATATGGCGGGTTTAAATCCTGTGTAAAAGCAGTGCTATTGGAAAACAATACCGCTCCAACAGTAATAAATACAATTATATTTGATAGAATGATATGATTCTTATAATTCTTCTGGCGGTACATAACAGATCACCTCCATTATAATATATTTTTATATAGGCTGACAAATTGGCCGACTTCTCTTTGCCATGAAAAGTATTCTTCTGCTCTTATTCTTCCACTTTCCCCATATTTTTTCATCATCTTTTTATTATTACATAACTTAAGAATAGCTTCCGCAAGAACATCCGAATTCTCTGGACAGACAAGTAACCCCGTCTCATTCTGTAAGACTGCTTCAGGAGTACCGTCTACAGCAGTAGCAATAACAGGAAGCCCTGCGGCCATTGCTTCAAGTACTGCATTAGGCAGCCCCTCATAAAGAGAAGGCAGCACAAAAACATCAAAAGAGTTCAAAAGTCTGTCAACATCCGTACGGAAGCCAAGAAGATGAAAATGTTTTTCAATACCCAGATCTTTAATCATAATTTCTATCTCTTCTCTCAAAGGACCGTCACCAACAAGCACAAAATGTGCTGACTTGTTTCTCTTAATTACGCTATGTGCAGCTTTAATCAGATATCTGTGCCCCTTCTGCTTTGTAAACCTTGCAACAGTTCCAAAAACAATATCTTCTCTTCTAAACCCCAAACTCTTTCGCAATTCAAAATCAGCACAAGGGTAGAATCTGCTTAAATCCACTCCATAATGAATTGTCATTGTTTTTCGTTTAGGAACTTTATACTCATTCTGTACCTTCTTTTCAATAGCTTTTGATACTGCTACTGATTTTGTGTAAAGTATAGAAGCAATCCTGTAAGCTATTAAATGCCTTAGCTCATAATGTTCAGTAACTGCTTCCCACGAGATTATTTTTTTCACACCTGCAATTCTTGCTGCTACCGCTCCTATTACATCAGCATAGAAAAGTGTTGTATGAACGATATCCGCTTTTTCTTCATGTATAAGCTGTGCTACTTTTTTGATAAGAGAAAAATCAAAAGACCGCTTTTTGTTAAATACAACTATCTTAACACCAAGATTACTAAATTTTTCATAAAGAGGGCCGCTCTGGCCGACACTGCACACTACCGGCTCAAATTCGTCTTTATGCCAAAGATTCAGGCCTTTTACAAGATCAAGTACCTTGAGCTCTCCTCCCCCTATGGCAAACCCATTAACAATAAAAAGAATTTTTATCCTATCCAAAAACATGCCTTTATTTTAACCTCCTATTCCTGTTTTTGATTTGCAGTAACACCAGTAGGAATCCTCGGAGGTGTATTGTCAGCAGGAGCATTACTTAAAGTTTTAGTCCAATTGTCAAAATCATACTCAATCTGTTTCCCGTGTTTTCTAACAATCATCTTATCTCCTGACCAGCGCACCAAATATTTACCATTATTATCAATTGCTTCAAGGCGTTTAAAAGGAAAAGTGAATACAAATCCAAAATCACCAATGCCGCCCTTTTTCACAATAGAAACAAAGGTATCAGTACCCGGAAGCCTATTATAGCCAATCCAGTCACCCTTGCTTGTAATATACTTACCTGTTCCAAGATCAGCATTCGCAAATATTGCCGCTTCAAAATCATCAAGGCTGGCATAATCCACACCTTCTATGGCTACTTCTAACGCACTGGTATTAACATCAGTACGAATCCTAATGGCAACCATTGTCCTTCCCTCTTTTAAAAATCTCCAATTACCAATAGTTTGATCTACATCAAAAGCATTGCTGCGCAGGGCAACATGAAAAAAGGTGGCCTTAATAAACATTGCATTTTTGTACTGGAACCCCTGTTCTCCTGTTGTAAGATAGTTCATGTAATAAACTGGATGTGAGACATCCTCCCCTACGTCTTTTGTATTTATCCACAATCTGAAAGGTATTCCAGGCCTGCCGTAGCTTCCCGGTTCATCATCGGATTTAATACATAGCTGCCAATTCGATGTTGCACCGCCGCCCAGGGAATAAAATTTTGTAACATAATCCCATTTACCCGTATTTACGGCCCTTGTAATACTCCTGTTATATTCCATATTTATATGATAATAATTATCCGGTTCATCACTTAAATCACCAATATCAAAGATAATATCAGGTAACCTGTAATCAGAAAAATAAATACTCCTTGAAGGTTCATGTGAAGGCCTTGGCCCCCCCCAGAATATATCCCAGTAAAATCGGCCCCACCCTTTTCTGTAAACTTCCTCATATGATCGTCCAAGCTCACCACCCCACTGCTGACCACCATAATCCATTACTGAATCAATAAGATAGAAATCAATAAATATCTCAGCTTTACGCTTCATAACAGGGTCTTCCGAAAACTTTTGAAGAGCACTTATGCTGTGAATAATACACCAGGAATAAACAGGGCTGTCAAATTCATTATTACCAGATTTTACCCATTTATCAAGAAGATAATTAATATAAGCTTCACTTAACTCAAATTCATTGTATCTCTCGCCTATAGAATAAAGTTTTCCATTCCACATAAAAGGAATAACATTTTGACTGGGTGGAGGATCAGTTGAATAGTTGATATAAATATTTTTATGATATTGGCTGTATAGATATCTTGCAACCCAATCTGCAATTTGACTATTTGGAGCACCTGGTGCAACATTGTTTGATCTGTACACTCCATCATATAAATTTTGTATAAATTGCTTATCACTCGGATAGATAACATCACCATAATCGTAGAGAATCCATAAAAGCATTACAGAAGATTGCCATTCTCCATAATGCCAGGCATGCGCATATGGGGCATAACCTTCAGATGTCCACAATGACCCCCAGCTTATGATTATATTATGTACAATATCAAGTGCTGGTTTTGAAACACCATCAATATCTGTAACATAGTAGGTATTGCCGTCCAGTGTACCATTCTTCATTTTTTCCAGCCACGCCCATATTCTTTCATGAAAACTACGGCACTGTTCACCCATTGTATCAAGATATTCCTGCTTTTTCTGATCAAAAACTGTCTGAGCAGGTAATGAACCTGTAATGATGAATAGAAGGAACAAAATAATTATCAGCAAAAATTTCCTTTTCTTAAACATAAGCCTTCACCTCCTGATGTAAATTTTCTCAGCTTGAATGTATTTCAACACCAGCTGCTTGATAAAAAGATATCATTTTGTTGTAATGCATATCAGGATCAAATATCTTTTCCGCCTTTACACGTGCTGCTTTACCCAAAGCAGCAAGATGTGTTTTATCACCTATCATACGGCCAAGCAGCTCCATCAGCTCATCAACATTCCCTTGTTCGAATATATATCCATCCTCGCCGTTTTTAATTAACTCTGGAATCCCACCCATATTTGAGCCTATTACAGGTTTACCCATTGCCAAAGACTCATACATTACAAGAGGGGAATTATCATACCACTCTGAAGGAACTACGACAAACTGAGCACCGGAGACTATTTTCTTGAGTTCATCACCGTAAACCGGGCCTGTAAATTCAACCCACTTATTAAGTCCCAACTCTTCGGACAGCTTCTTTAAATTTTTCTCTTCAGGGCCTGTACCTATTATTTTCAGCTTCTGCTTTTTCACTTTTGAAAATGCTTTTAAAAGAACCGGTACTCCCTTTTCAGCAGAAAGTCTCCCGTAATATACAAAATAATCATCACTGTCATATCGGACAGGGTAGGAGTTCAAATCAATTGTATAAAAAAGATGATGTATTTTATCCTTCTCAATACCTCCCTGCACAAGTTTCTGCCCCATAAACATAGATGGCACATGATACAAATCTATGTTTTTTGTGTACAGCCCCAGCCATTTATGAACATACATCTCAAAAGCAAGCATAAAAGATGCTGCATATGATCCCTTATGACATTTTTCAATTATTGCGTGATAGTAGTTTCCATCAAGGCATTTCTCACAAATTTCATTTTTCCCCATATTATACAGTCTGTAACTCGGGCACACAGGTTTGTACGTATGTACAGTCTGAATCACTGGTATTCCCCTTGATTTCAGAACAGGAAGAATTGAAGGTGATATCTGATGATCTATCATGTGAAGATGAGCCACATCAGGTTTTACTTTATCAAGGAGTCTCTCCATCCGTTTTTTTGCCTGAATGGAATATGTAATTCGGACCATTGACCTGATTCCTGTTACAACTTTTTGGAATTTTGATTCAGGATTAAAATCAATATTATCTACAAAATATTTTTCCCATGAAGTTTCATAATTTTGAGGATGTTTCATCGAAAAAGGAATCACTTCATGGCCTTTGGACTCAAAAATCTTTGCAAGTTCAAAAAAGTACCTTTCAGCACCGCCCTTGATAAAATAATACTTGTCAATCATTAAAATCTTCAACAACCTGCTCCCTGCTATTCTCTTTTAGATCCTTTTTCTTCCACCAGAAAACCTCCGATGGCAAGATACTCAAGATGCCCCATGTTAAAGGCTCGTACAGCATCATCAGGAGAACATACTATGGGTTCTTCATGCATATTAAAACTTGTATTAATGATTGTTGGTATACCAGTACGTTTTTCATAAGCCTTTAATATCATATAATAGCTTTCATTAACTTCTCTTCTTATAAGCTGCGGACGTGCTGTTTTATCAACATGAACAGTTGCAGGGCATGTATTTTCCATCTTGTCTGTACAATCAAAAGTAATAGTCATATATTCAGCAGGAAAATAATTTTCTTTAAGATTCCTGTACTGCTTTTCTGCTTCCTCATAAATTGTTACCGGTGCAAACGGCATAAATTCTGTACGTTTGAGCTTATGATTCAGCCAGTCATTAACAGTAGGATCTGTAGACTGATAAAGAATGGATCGATTCCCCAATGCCCTTGGCCCGTACTCCATTCTTCCGTTAAAACGCGCAACAACTTTGCCCTGTGCCAGCAGTTCACCTATCTTGTCTTCGATATTATCATAGAACTTGTATGGATTTTTTGAGTTCTGCAGACTCTTTTCAATATCCTCCCTGGAATATTCAGGGCCGAGATATACGTCTTCAATTTTTCTATTCTCTATTTCATTCCATTCTCCGGGATTCTGCTCATAATATGACCACAATGCAGCACCTGCACTCAATCCGCCATCGCCCATAGACGGGAAAATAAAAACAGAAGAAACTCCATCCAGCTCTGCTACTCTTTGATTAACCTTTACATTGGCAAAAACGCCTCCTGCCATACGAACATCAATTTCATTACGATCTTTGAGTTCCTGATCCACATAAAATTTAACAAATTCTGCAACTGACTTTTCAGTAATATCCTGAATACCCGCAGCGATATCTTCCCGCGAATAATTTTCTAACAGACCATCCATTGCTTTAACTAATTTTGGATAGTTACTCCTCTGCGGATAGGCATGTTGTAAAACTTTTTTAGAAAGCTCATAATTGAATTCATGGCCTTCCATTCTAAAAAATTTTCTGTAAATATCCTCTGTATTATGCGGATTTCCATAAGCAGCCAGCCCTGTTATTTTACCCTCATGCCGGTTAGGCTTAAATCCGAGCATCCAGGTAATAAGGTTATAAAACAAACCGATACTGTGAAAACTTGGCACTTTTGCA is a genomic window containing:
- a CDS encoding GtrA family protein, with product MIVAKYIFFAIISMGVNILTQHLVLLAYGGAYSLYTAMACGTIAGFVIKYILDKRYIFYYTSRSHFDTVKKFILYSLNGVVTTGVFWCTEIGFDLVLKNSSAKYYGAVVGLSVGYLAKYWMDKRIVFGKEEKV
- a CDS encoding UbiA prenyltransferase family protein, coding for MSQYVSLLRVKHYIKNLFIFLPLFFAAKITHQISFIYSIVAFAAFSLAASSIYILNDYLDIEEDRRHPTKRYRPLALGSVKTAHAFVLMVLLFCVGSVVMAALSWNACIILWVYVIMNIAYSLYIKKIAIMDVTIIAIGFVLRLFVGSAVTGIMLSKWIVVLTFLLALFIALAKRRDDLLILNDTGQSMRKANDGYNLEFINATMIIMASVVIVAYTLYTTSTEVIERFGSNHLYLTALFVVLGIMRYMQITFVFKDSGSPTKVLFKDRFMQITLVIWIATFIWIIYL
- a CDS encoding glycosyltransferase family 4 protein — protein: MKIDYFNYLYDLKGISIGSYIKGLELMNALEARGHFVKKYWRLKHEPSPAQEGNEQPVRTIIKKHLHRYLHETNQIVKNVRFYREECSIIKKDIPDILIARMESYLFSPRLIGKKANIPIIAEADSPVVYELDNFGPRYRRIRGLAEKLEIDFINSADISFCVSNTLKQYFVGRGVPENHLHVITNGADLKRFNPFISPAAVQRRFPLQGKTVVGFVGSFHYWHGVSELIELIKAVVADNRDVVFLLVGSGGPMLDDLKTFIRTERLENRIFLTGYVEHTLVPAYISSMDIVIAPYPALDFFYYSPVKIFEYMACGKAVITSRIGQIAEVIENGRDGILCTPGSIREMIMAVKELAADKNSIERMGMAAFKKIGKQYSWHRKAQELEQLCYAAIDKG
- a CDS encoding class I SAM-dependent methyltransferase; its protein translation is MKEITCPVCSSKVDTSIRVSYLNIEERFSEVSRDIFDSRELIFCENCGFGFVIPSIEQNDLNLYYKSLYRNSGEKYGIKSRSIVFDKFLIETRSLSQILLAKMFREFREGDSFLDIGGGNGFSSYAVKNICPGISLFVVEPDEHSRGFLQSLGVHLYDGFFSSEPIPDLDNRKFDCILMSHVLEHYNSEDIHGVLTHIKDLMYDNSIFVCEVPVEDVNKHLEQRNAAIPHLSHFTEKAFTLSLKNAGFEIKFMGRAGRSTEEWWNEQKKLSYPGRIAIFRKFISGLLPLFIKKAIRRIYKPFTGYSIFNVLSNRDFQYSSNGVYLRAVAVKISDTEKNKDHYK
- a CDS encoding glycosyltransferase yields the protein MFLDRIKILFIVNGFAIGGGELKVLDLVKGLNLWHKDEFEPVVCSVGQSGPLYEKFSNLGVKIVVFNKKRSFDFSLIKKVAQLIHEEKADIVHTTLFYADVIGAVAARIAGVKKIISWEAVTEHYELRHLIAYRIASILYTKSVAVSKAIEKKVQNEYKVPKRKTMTIHYGVDLSRFYPCADFELRKSLGFRREDIVFGTVARFTKQKGHRYLIKAAHSVIKRNKSAHFVLVGDGPLREEIEIMIKDLGIEKHFHLLGFRTDVDRLLNSFDVFVLPSLYEGLPNAVLEAMAAGLPVIATAVDGTPEAVLQNETGLLVCPENSDVLAEAILKLCNNKKMMKKYGESGRIRAEEYFSWQREVGQFVSLYKNIL
- a CDS encoding glycosyltransferase family 4 protein, whose translation is MKILMIDKYYFIKGGAERYFFELAKIFESKGHEVIPFSMKHPQNYETSWEKYFVDNIDFNPESKFQKVVTGIRSMVRITYSIQAKKRMERLLDKVKPDVAHLHMIDHQISPSILPVLKSRGIPVIQTVHTYKPVCPSYRLYNMGKNEICEKCLDGNYYHAIIEKCHKGSYAASFMLAFEMYVHKWLGLYTKNIDLYHVPSMFMGQKLVQGGIEKDKIHHLFYTIDLNSYPVRYDSDDYFVYYGRLSAEKGVPVLLKAFSKVKKQKLKIIGTGPEEKNLKKLSEELGLNKWVEFTGPVYGDELKKIVSGAQFVVVPSEWYDNSPLVMYESLAMGKPVIGSNMGGIPELIKNGEDGYIFEQGNVDELMELLGRMIGDKTHLAALGKAARVKAEKIFDPDMHYNKMISFYQAAGVEIHSS
- a CDS encoding carbamoyltransferase, whose amino-acid sequence is MRILGIFDDHNCSSAVVEDGRIIAAIEEERLSRIKFHNGNTSDGPPWRSIEKVLEMTGSDSTNIDRIAIAIERPADLLKYVLKDLFLKEKEPRWIIHSLFSKSIRWDKYFLFYPYFYNQRRIIKLKKLLKKYGLDDKPIDLVNHHTAHAASAFYTGGKSDALVVTLDGQGDGLAGTIFRGRDGKLEQRAKVPSFHSIGLFYNLITWMLGFKPNRHEGKITGLAAYGNPHNTEDIYRKFFRMEGHEFNYELSKKVLQHAYPQRSNYPKLVKAMDGLLENYSREDIAAGIQDITEKSVAEFVKFYVDQELKDRNEIDVRMAGGVFANVKVNQRVAELDGVSSVFIFPSMGDGGLSAGAALWSYYEQNPGEWNEIENRKIEDVYLGPEYSREDIEKSLQNSKNPYKFYDNIEDKIGELLAQGKVVARFNGRMEYGPRALGNRSILYQSTDPTVNDWLNHKLKRTEFMPFAPVTIYEEAEKQYRNLKENYFPAEYMTITFDCTDKMENTCPATVHVDKTARPQLIRREVNESYYMILKAYEKRTGIPTIINTSFNMHEEPIVCSPDDAVRAFNMGHLEYLAIGGFLVEEKGSKRE